DNA from Taeniopygia guttata chromosome 28, bTaeGut7.mat, whole genome shotgun sequence:
GCGAGTGCCCCGGCGAGGCAGGCGGCGATGGCGGCGGGGCCCCCGCGCCTCatggcggcgggcggcgggcgaCAGGCGGGCAACAGGAGATGCGCCATGGCCACGGCGGCGACCGGCGACCGGCCCCGACGGCGCGAGCGGCCAGGGATGGGcggcccggggcggggcggcggcggcgaatgggcgggccgggggctggGGCGGTGCCTCCCATTCATAAATCGGCGCCCCGACGGCTGTCCCGGGTCACCGGCCGCGGTCACTCGCTGAAGACCGCGGGGCGCCCGGTTGGGGAGCGCACACTCCGGTATCCGCCGTCAGCTGCCATGGGCGGGCAAGGGACGAGCGCCGCGGGCTCAGAGCGCGGGGAGAGGCGGAGGCGCGGGGCTGCTGTGGCCCGGGACGCGGGGACGGTGGTGTCCGCTGTGGGCAGACCCGAGACACGGCCAGCTCGGTCCGGAGAGCCGCGGGGCAGCCGGGCTCCGCCGTGTTCCCCGGGCTCCGCCGTGTTCCCGGggctccgccgccgcccgggaTCCGGTCCCGGGATCGCGCCCGCCCCGACCCACCCGTCGGGGCCGCCgcggccgccagggggcgcggggcgcggccgcgCTGCCCCATGGGAGCTGTAGTCCGCAGCGGCGGGACTCGCGCTCCCGGCGCGCCCCGCGGCGGCGCGGCGCGATGGCGCATGCGCGGCGGCGCGCGTGGCCCGGGGATGGCGCTGCTGAGGCTGCGGGCGGTGCTGAGGGGCCCGGGCGGGCTGAGGGGCCCCGGTGAGCGGGAGCGGGCACCGGGGGCAcgcgggggcaccggggggcatGAGGGACCCGCGGGGACACGAGGAGACCGGCACAAGGCCCGAGTGTGCGGACGGAGCTGGGCCGGGACGTCCCACGGTGCTGAGCGCTCTGTGGGATCGCCTGGAACGTGGAAGGGTCTTTTTGCGTCGTGGGCACCCCAGGGGTGGAGCCGGGGCTGTGGGAGTGCTGGGTTGTTGTTGCTCTGCTAAGGGCTAGTTCGGGGGCTCTGGGTCTGTCCCAGCTGTGGGATAGACCCCGCCTGCTCTGGGGGTCTTGGGGTGCTGCCACCCCACTGACAGCGCTGGGTTTGTGGGTCATGTTCCTTCTGAGCCTCTGGTtccaggggtgtccctgtccctcctgccctcctgtgctgctgctgagaaacaTCCCGTGCTCACTCTGTCCACGCTGTGTCCAGCTGGGGCCGTGGCAGAGCAAGAGCTAGGGAATGTGTGAAGGTGTGGACTTCCCCTGACCCCCACACCTCTGTGTTCTTCCTCAGCAGGGATTCCATGGAGAATCTTCAGGAGCTACTCCTCTGCCAGCACCAAGGAGAAGGCGAGCAGAAGTGGCACCTGTGagaggacagagctgctggaaggtgAGACAGCAGTCAGACCAGCCTGGGCTATTGCTTTTTCCCTGGCAGTGACACCTCTGGGTTCCTGGGATGCTGGGGTGGGCTCCAGCTTGCAGGTAGAGCTCAGAGAGACAGAGGTTGGTATCTCTGTtttggagcagggctggccaAAGAGGGATGAAGTTCTTGTGTGAACCCTTTTTTCTCAACATGATCTTGGTACTTCCAGAGTGAGGACAGGACAGAGCCTTTTGCTGTGCCTCATCTCCCATCACCTCTCTCTTTCCCACTAGTGCTGAAAGCTCGAGCAAAGCAGCTGCAAGGCAGTAACGTCCCAGAGGTGACGGTCAGCAAAGTGGAACTGGCTGCACTGGACAATGACAAGTACCAGGAGGCTGTGGCCCCTGGCCCCAAGGAGAAGCAGCCTGTTCCCACGGCACGGGGTGATGGCCTGGCCCAGTCCAACACCTGGGCCAAAAAGCTGCAGAAGGAGATGTACAGCCAGCAGCTGAAGATGAAGCAGGAATTGCCCAGTGCTGCCTCCCTGGCTCTGGAGGGCCAGGCCAAGGTAGAGGtcaaggcagagaccagacCCCCAGCAAAAACCATGAAGAGCCCAAAGATCCCAAAGACGAAAGCAGCCACTGCCTGGAGccagagctctggcagccctCACAGCAAACCCAGGGAGATgaaggaggctgcagagctgaagAGGCCTCAGAGGATGCCAAAGGACAGGAGTAACgagcaggtgctgcagcagacCATCCAGTCCAACCTGGAGTGCTTCCTGTTCCTGCAGCAGGCGGAGGAGGCCGAGCGGtacctgctgctgtgccacagctctgccgTGAAGGGCAAGGTGCTGGACACCGGCGCCTTCAACATTGTCATGCGCATCTGGGCCAGGAAGGTACCGAGCTCATATTCCcccctaaattatcaggctagcccagagatccaaggctttgaggggaggaatatcaggagatggcaaagatttccaaaagaggctcttaccccaatATATGAtggtgcagctctctttattctgtgatggccatggggagagcggggcaaagaggaacaggaaatgtcaggggtttatCCAGGCTGTGCCttggctctccaccaaccctgtcagggcaggaaggaggagtCCAGGGatatctgatcagagtcacaggggtcccggggaatggggaaaaggcATGTCCGAACACACTGTAACACCGAGCTGCAGTGCTCCgggtgggagaggggctggCCCGTGAGGAACTGCCTCCAGCTGATTTTACCTGTGCTTGTCACTTCAGCAAGTGTTCAAGcagcgcttctggcaaggggAACTGAGCTGGCATGGGGACACAGATCTGTGGGAGGTGGTCTGGGGAGGAAGAAAGGAGTGGGGAAAGGGTATGGTAGGTGTGACTAAATCTGATCCAGGAGTAGAGGGACGTGGAGCTGTGATTCTGAGGCTGCTGGTGTCAGTGTCCACAGCCTCCTTCCTTTCTCAGTGAACACAGCCTCCTTCCTTTCTCAGTGAACACAGCCTCCTTCCCTTCTCAGTGAGCACAGCCTCTTTCGTTTCTCACCTGCAGGGCTCTTTTAACCGCCTGGACCGATTGTTTTCTATCCTGGAGGCTTCCAGCCTCCGGCCCAACCTGGAATCCTACGCGGTGGCCCTGGAGTGCATGGGCCGGAACAAGTCACCTCCCAAAGCCATCCTGAGGTAACAGCTGCCTCAGGTGCTGCTGAGCCTTaggggcagcagctccacatgCTGTGCTTGGAGAGCTGCAGTGGGTTGGGGTCAGGAAGAGCTGCCCTTTCTGCGTGCCCACCTGGATGCTCTAAGCCACTTCTCATGGCCAGATTTCAGTGTGGGCAGAGCACCCTCTCTGCCaccccagctgctggggagtTTGTCTGAAATTGTGCAGGGAGAGGAGATGTGGAAGGTGAAAACAGGCACTgttctccccagagctgggctgggagagaccCTCTCCAGTCAgggactccttggttccacaCCCATCCCAGACATCTCGCTCCTTCTGGCCCCTCAGTTGCTGCCTGGCTTGGCTcctctgtttgtttttatggCACTTGTGTGGAGTTTGCCCATTTTGGTAGGCTCAGTCACACAGCTGGCTCTTGCAGGGCTCTTCAGAGGAGCTTGGACAGGAGATTCAGCTAGATTTCCTAATGGACAGGGAAGTGTCAGTGCTAAAGTGAGCAGCTGAAAGAGCCCTAGAAGATCCCACAGGCTGGGCCTAggggcagtgcctggggctggaggcACAGCCAGCTCCTCTCCAGAGGATGCAGAAAGCTTCTGATGCACTAGTGCTGAACCTCAGGGATGTATCACTGGTCTCTCTGTCCTTTGGCTGCTGACACGTTCTAGATGCCTTCGGGGGAATGTCTCCAGTCAGCTGACTCTGACTGCTGGATGCTGTGGAGCTgtgtcagtgcagcacaggctgtggggctgcccgTGGGCAGCTCGgcctccctgcccaggcagctctgcagtggtGAGGGATGGACACCCGATCCCTGTAACCTGAGGCGGGTGGTGACCTtgtgggaagggctgtgctgaggcagctcctgccccggCAGCTTCTGTACAACACGCTCAGGCCCTTGGGGAAGATCGAGCCTGTCCTGTCTGCTCCTCCTCAGATACCTGCAGAAGCTGAACAGCAGTGGCTTCCATGTGGATGAGATCTTCCAAAAGTGCCTGTTTGAGGAAGATGGGAAGGAGATGGTGCTGTGGGCCATCAGGACTGTCCAGCCCAACTACCAGCTGCCTCCTCCACCCAGCCCCAAGATCTGCAAGTCTTCTCTGCTCCAGGACTTCTATTCCAGAGTAAGCCACAGCCCTCGGGGAGGTGTTGAAGCTGGCCACATGGTGTTCACAGGGGAGGGCTAGCAAGAAAAAACCTTATAACCTGATCTCTGCCCGATAGTCCACACAAATCATCAGATGAATGACATTACTTACAGCCTTACAGCTGTACAGGCTGTTCCTTTACAGGGGAACAGCAAAGCAGAGGGCTTGCAGGGGGCTGGAAATGGCCTCTATGCATGGTAGGGGGTGCCTGGGGAGGTGCTTGGCcacagcacaggagcagagcagcctctggaTCCAGAGGTCCCAGTGAGGTGCTTTCAGCCCACAGTTGTACCATTATTGTTCCTCTTGCAGGGAAGCTGGGAGAATGAGCatggcttctcctcctcccactTTTGGCACTGACTGCCTCTGTCCCATTGCAGGAGACGATGGTGTCGTACCCCAAGCTGGATTTCTCTGTGAAGGAGTTGCAGGagctcttccagcagcagctggagatggaGCTGAAGAACACCGTGACCATCGAGTCAGTGGAGGCAGCCAAGCCCCTGACCCCCCAGGCTATCAAAGCGGTAAAGtcggggctctggggcagcccTCGGGGCCTGTGGGTGAGAGCTGAGGCTGCACAAGCCAAAGAGGGGCAGCTCTCACTGACCAgctctcttccttccttttccatgCAGCGTGAGCTGCTGGGCACCCTCCGCTCCCAGTGGCACGACGCCatcctccaggccctgcagaATTCCAAGCGCAGCATGGCCAGGCCCAAGAGGCTGTCCAAGTACAACATCCTCTACCCCTACCTGTGTCTGCTGCCAGATGAGGAGTATGTGGACATCATGATGCAGGTAGGTGCCTGTCCTACCCtaccaggagtggggctggacTGTCAGCCGTGGGGCTGTCACAGAGCACTAATGTCCCACTTGAGCCAAATTGGAATTTCCTGAGAGGTTTACCAGATCTTTAGCTGCAGGCTCTCTGCACAGAGAAATCCATGCTCTGTCCtggttgtttttccttcctcaccaTCTGTTCAGTATCATGGAAATCAGCATCTTTCTGtgctccctgcacagcagctttAACTCCCGCTCTGTCCCTCTGCTATGTCTCCCTGATCCTCCTTCCTAAGACCCTTTTTGCCTTGTCCTTTCCCAGGTCCTCAATGATCTGTCTCCACAAGGTGAGTCCCTGGCGGTCCTGGCCAGGGAGCTGGGCTCCAAAGTCTACGACAGGTACATCATCCAGAGGAAGCTGCGCAGCGGCCAGCTGGAGAAGGTGCAGGAGATCTATGAGAACTACAtccagctgctggcaaaggACAGCCAGGTAAGGATCCCTTGGAGCCAGGAGTGCCATGCAGGAAAGCTCTGAGCTttgcagggcaggagaggaCAGCAGGGTAGACagggcactgccctgggcacctCAAGGGCCAGGGGAGCAGGTTGTTCTCAGAGCTGAGTGCTCATAGAGGCAGGCAGGTCTGCAGGATGCTGTGGGGATAGAGTGTCAGCCCTGGGGTGTAGCAAGAGGAAGGactttgcagtgctgctgttcccATTCTCACTGTTTGGTTCAGCCCAGCCTCCTCAGCCCTCCTTCCCCAAACACCCCTATCAGGGAGGACCTCTGATAGGAGAGTCCTTCTCAGAGCCACATCCCAGGTAGATTGATCCCATCCAGCAAAGCCCTTCCAGCTGACTGCATTTTCTCCTTCCACCTCCCAGCCTAAACAGTACATGCCAAGGGAATACTGGGAGAAGCTGGTGGCAGAAGCAGGCTTTGGGCCTTCCCTGAACCTGAAGACCTGCAGCTGGCCGTGTGTGCTCCTCATGCGCCTGGGCATGCACATGCTGGAGCTCCTGGTGAAGGCTGTTAAGGTGCCCAGGAACATCCTCAATCGTCGCCTGGAGTCCAAGCCTATCCCTGTCCTCTACCACGTCTACTCCTTCTACAGTAACTGGCAGGTGAGCCTCGTCCTGGGGGCTCTAGGGCTGTGCAGGATACCCCTTCCTCAAAACCAGACCCTTGCAAGGCCCTTCTCTGTCCTTGCTGCCATTCCTGCTCGCGGATGCTTTGAGGAGCCCCTGATTCTGTCTGGGTGCTCTCCTTACTTGGCATGATCCTTGTGGAATGGCTGACTGACCACAGGCTCTTCCACGCTCCAGCTCTAACCCTCTGCTGCTGATCCTCCTCTCCAGGTCGGGCTGATAAGGCCCCATCCCGTCTTCTCCCAGCTTGTGTCCAACGCTGCAGAGACCACGCTGACCTTCAACTCCTCGGCCATGCCCATGCTGTGCCCCCCGGTGCCCTGGACCTCGCCCACTTTCGGTGCCTTTGTCCTCAACGACACCAAGCTGATGCGTTTCATGGATGAGACCACCtaccaccagcagctcctggagcagtgTCCCCTCGTGAACCTCCACGCCGTGCTGGATGCCCTGAACCAGCTGGGCAACTGCGCCTGGAAGATCAACCAGCCAGTGCTGGATATTATCATCTCCATCTTCAACGACAAAGGCAACGAGAAGCTGGACATCCCACCACCCCTCTCTGAGGCTCCCAAGCCTCCCACTCCTCCCAGTAATTCCTCCAGCTGGAGCAAGTCCTTCAAGCACGAGGTGTTCCTGTGCAAGAAGAAGGCCGCAGAGATGCACAGCCTGCGCATGGACGCGCTCTACAAGCTCTCCATCGCCAACTACGTCAGGGACAAGGTGTTCTGGTTCCCTCACAACATGGACTTCCGTGGC
Protein-coding regions in this window:
- the POLRMT gene encoding DNA-directed RNA polymerase, mitochondrial isoform X1, whose protein sequence is MRGGARGPGMALLRLRAVLRGPGGLRGPGIPWRIFRSYSSASTKEKASRSGTCERTELLEVLKARAKQLQGSNVPEVTVSKVELAALDNDKYQEAVAPGPKEKQPVPTARGDGLAQSNTWAKKLQKEMYSQQLKMKQELPSAASLALEGQAKVEVKAETRPPAKTMKSPKIPKTKAATAWSQSSGSPHSKPREMKEAAELKRPQRMPKDRSNEQVLQQTIQSNLECFLFLQQAEEAERYLLLCHSSAVKGKVLDTGAFNIVMRIWARKGSFNRLDRLFSILEASSLRPNLESYAVALECMGRNKSPPKAILRYLQKLNSSGFHVDEIFQKCLFEEDGKEMVLWAIRTVQPNYQLPPPPSPKICKSSLLQDFYSRETMVSYPKLDFSVKELQELFQQQLEMELKNTVTIESVEAAKPLTPQAIKARELLGTLRSQWHDAILQALQNSKRSMARPKRLSKYNILYPYLCLLPDEEYVDIMMQVLNDLSPQGESLAVLARELGSKVYDRYIIQRKLRSGQLEKVQEIYENYIQLLAKDSQPKQYMPREYWEKLVAEAGFGPSLNLKTCSWPCVLLMRLGMHMLELLVKAVKVPRNILNRRLESKPIPVLYHVYSFYSNWQVGLIRPHPVFSQLVSNAAETTLTFNSSAMPMLCPPVPWTSPTFGAFVLNDTKLMRFMDETTYHQQLLEQCPLVNLHAVLDALNQLGNCAWKINQPVLDIIISIFNDKGNEKLDIPPPLSEAPKPPTPPSNSSSWSKSFKHEVFLCKKKAAEMHSLRMDALYKLSIANYVRDKVFWFPHNMDFRGRTYPCPPYFNHLGNDVTRAILLFAEGRPLGPRGLDWLKIHLINLTGLKKKNALQERLEYANEIMEDILDSADCPLTGRKWWMDTDEPWQALACCMEIAKASRSPDPAAYISHFPVHQDGSCNGLQHYAALGRDLSGAASVNLVPCGLPQDVYSAVAQQVEEFRKKDAERGLKVAQVLQGFISRKVVKQTVMTVVYGVTRYGGRLQIEKRLKEIDEFPEEYLWEASHYLVKQVFNSIKEMFSATRDIQNWLTESAKLIAQSGRTVEWVTPLGLPIVQPYYRSRSTVLNCGMQRLSVKTSNSSQKPDTVKQKNAFPPNFIHSLDSTHMMLTALHCLRKGLTFVSVHDCYWTHALTVDVMNQVCRQQFVALHSEKILQDLSEFMLEKYCSSSSSSTEPIAQWQKRLMEQLSSVPRTGEFNLKQVMDSTYFFS
- the POLRMT gene encoding DNA-directed RNA polymerase, mitochondrial isoform X2, with the protein product MGAVVRSGGTRAPGAPRGGAARWRMRGGARGPGMALLRLRAVLRGPGGLRGPAGIPWRIFRSYSSASTKEKASRSGTCERTELLEVLKARAKQLQGSNVPEVTVSKVELAALDNDKYQEAVAPGPKEKQPVPTARGDGLAQSNTWAKKLQKEMYSQQLKMKQELPSAASLALEGQAKVEVKAETRPPAKTMKSPKIPKTKAATAWSQSSGSPHSKPREMKEAAELKRPQRMPKDRSNEQVLQQTIQSNLECFLFLQQAEEAERYLLLCHSSAVKGKVLDTGAFNIVMRIWARKGSFNRLDRLFSILEASSLRPNLESYAVALECMGRNKSPPKAILRYLQKLNSSGFHVDEIFQKCLFEEDGKEMVLWAIRTVQPNYQLPPPPSPKICKSSLLQDFYSRETMVSYPKLDFSVKELQELFQQQLEMELKNTVTIESVEAAKPLTPQAIKARELLGTLRSQWHDAILQALQNSKRSMARPKRLSKYNILYPYLCLLPDEEYVDIMMQVLNDLSPQGESLAVLARELGSKVYDRYIIQRKLRSGQLEKVQEIYENYIQLLAKDSQPKQYMPREYWEKLVAEAGFGPSLNLKTCSWPCVLLMRLGMHMLELLVKAVKVPRNILNRRLESKPIPVLYHVYSFYSNWQVGLIRPHPVFSQLVSNAAETTLTFNSSAMPMLCPPVPWTSPTFGAFVLNDTKLMRFMDETTYHQQLLEQCPLVNLHAVLDALNQLGNCAWKINQPVLDIIISIFNDKGNEKLDIPPPLSEAPKPPTPPSNSSSWSKSFKHEVFLCKKKAAEMHSLRMDALYKLSIANYVRDKVFWFPHNMDFRGRTYPCPPYFNHLGNDVTRAILLFAEGRPLGPRGLDWLKIHLINLTGLKKKNALQERLEYANEIMEDILDSADCPLTGRKWWMDTDEPWQALACCMEIAKASRSPDPAAYISHFPVHQDGSCNGLQHYAALGRDLSGAASVNLVPCGLPQDVYSAVAQQVEEFRKKDAERGLKVAQVLQGFISRKVVKQTVMTVVYGVTRYGGRLQIEKRLKEIDEFPEEYLWEASHYLVKQVFNSIKEMFSATRDIQNWLTESAKLIAQSGRTVEWVTPLGLPIVQPYYRSRSTVLNCGMQRLSVKTSNSSQKPDTVKQKNAFPPNFIHSLDSTHMMLTALHCLRKGLTFVSVHDCYWTHALTVDVMNQVCRQQFVALHSEKILQDLSEFMLEKYCSSSSSSTEPIAQWQKRLMEQLSSVPRTGEFNLKQVMDSTYFFS